The Anolis sagrei isolate rAnoSag1 chromosome 6, rAnoSag1.mat, whole genome shotgun sequence genome includes the window TGTCTCCagtcaccaaattgggagaggtgGGAGGAGGGGGAGTATAACCAAATACAAATGtagaaattagaaaaaaaatattggttCATGCAGATATACATGTATATGGattttttatgaatatgtaaattgtttttatgaatatgtaaattgaaaataaaaaagtcCACATTAATCCCATAGACTAAAATAACAACCTTTTATTTTATACACATAGAGCGTGAAGGAAAGTTATAGAAAACACATTCCGTGTGAAATAagaagatagggagggagggaggaccacTCTTACCCTTCTGGGTGGAAATCTTCCCTTCTGGACATGGAATACAATCATAGCAGCAAAAtggctccccttccttccttcttttactgTAACCTGGATAACAATGGTCATTACACAGAGAAAGAGGTTGTGCCTATCAACAAATAAAGGGAAATATTTCATGGtgatcagacaggcaccctcccttatgtcattccgcaagagcctaaaaacatggttatttgagaaggcgttaaactaagtgctataacaattggcaatgacaactggaacggaatatggattacgagattggtttatgattctacgatgagacggcgcggatgatttagtgtaattatattattgttgtattgctgattgttatgttgatatgtcgttgtgttattgcttcattgtaaactgtttttatatgttgtacaccgccgtgagtcgccctagggctgagaatggcggtcaacgaatgcagtaaataaataaataaataaataaaatggtgatGACCCTCAACTCTGGCTTCCCCCAATATAATTCCATGGAATCGTTTTGTGTCTAAACTTTTGTCTAGCATCTGCAATATAGGGATGAGGGCAAAGAAAGTGAAGATCAGTCTGGCAAGACTCATCGTTAGTTGAAAGGCAGATAAACATTCAGGATACACTCAGTGGTAGTTGAGATTACACTGGAGGTTCACAGATACATAACTTGTGTGGCTTCGGCCTTGAATATTGCAGGGCAAGACAGATGGTTACTAGTCTCAAAATTACCCCAGCTTCTGCAGTTTTCAGGTGTACTTTGGTACACTTAAAGGCTATGAGGTCAACTCCACCCAATGCCGAAGAAACCTGATCCATCTACAGTCATAGATGATTATATCACACTCCATGAAGAACTGCCTTTAAGGTGTGTTCCGAAATTTCAACTGGGACAAAGAGTAACTTctccaattcaaagtgttggttgtgATATAGAGAGGTCTACACAGTATACATCTAGATTATTGGACAAATTGACTGAGACTGCCTGGATCCTGATATTTGCAAAAAAAAGTCACTagttttggtcccacctccttcacaaaaATGCTTGATGGAAACAGGAGAGAGGACCTTTTcagtggaggagaaagaatgaaagaggtaTTTGCAGCTCATGAAGAATACTCTCTTGTTTGCATGTTGCCTGATAGTTTTCCTGTCAAGGTGATGTGCTCATGATATGGGTCTCTGACACTGAGATACTGTACATACTTTTGGGGAGGGTGGAAATCACATGATGGAATGTATTCACATCCTACCTGATTGAACCAGCTGGGCCATACAATGGCATCCTCGTGAACAGTGAACTCAATGGTTGGTAGAGACTGTGGATCTATCCTTCCCACTTTCACTCTATTAAACGTCTCATTGGGGAACGTGACCCAATTGATGATATCAAACCCAGCTGCTAATTCCCCATTTGTATTAAAGGAAATCTTTTCTCCAACTGTGTTGTTAAAGATAACACTTCTTAGGAAGTGATGAAGCTAAATAGAGAGGAGAAAATGCAGTTACAAATGATGATCACGATCCAAATAAACAAGCAAGATAGTAACAGCTCACACTTGACATCGATGCTTAACAGAGCTTATGCATCCTTATAGAAGGAATACGGGTTTTTTTGGTGATACTAATGAGCTATTTTATATAAAGCTGGTACACAGAGCAGTGCACACATGTTCCAGGAATATGAATGACATTAACCAGGAAAGAGATCTCACCTGATCTTGGATACTCAATAGTGTCAGTCCTGGATAGTGCTTGGATGGAAAAATGCCAATGAATATCTGGTGCTATACCTGGCTATacttcagaagaaggaaatggtAGAACCATATCAGACtctatgaaaagtaatgcctccacctttgtaactccttaaCAGATAGCAGTACAGGTATGCAccaggtactagcttgttcagtagactctcctctacagttccattttggcaggaagccttagcattgaatggttgtgctgttaaagtgagaagtatagaaccctgtgcagtcaatgcgacttaagcaacgtgcagtcattgaattcttgacagcagaaggtgtcaccacaaaggagattcatcagagaatgcaagtggtttatggtgattgtgttgatgtgagtactgtgcatcattgggcgagtaagtttaaagatgttgaggtggaaacatctgacttgcatgacaaacaaagagttggatgtcctgtgacagcaaccaccgagtttcacaagcaaaagtttgacagattgattcagggtgATCGTTGTATCACCCAGAGAGATATTTCAAGCATAATggacatttcacaagaacgtgtgggtcacattattgctttgcttggctatcggaagatctgtgcactatGAGTTGCAGAAACAGACTGTCgtcttcttctgtgacagcttcaaaTAACTTGTTCATCATTAGCAGAAATGTatgcaattgtctggtgattatgtcgaaaagtgaatagtggtaattaaagagcacattctaaggattatttctgtgcttgatttattaaaatattcccatccaaacccaagtaacgaaggtggaggcattacttttcattcaatccttgtaCCTTGCCTAATAAAAACCTTATGAAACTCATGGGTTCCCCATTAGTTAACAGGCCATGTGATAGGCATATACACTGAAATAAGAAACATGGGTCATAGGGAATACAAAGTAATATTTACAGTGTGATCTCCAGTACTCAGAAAAGGTATCATGCCTTTTTTTTACTGTGTGTTGTGTCTACTACCTATGGCAAAATTAAGGCAAGCCTGAGAGGTTTTGTTCAGAGGCAGTTTGTTATCAGTACAGAATGCAAAGACAGACAGATGCATTGTCCACTTGCTCTAGTAACTCGGtaaaaatagataaaatgaaataaaaatgaaaaggagGTTATCATATCATTTCACATACTTTTACTGAAATTATGTATGCATAGACTAAATTTACAAAAAGTATAATACCAAAGTACAATAATAACTTAGAAAGGACTGCTGTGATGATTAAAAGTCAGCAtgtgtttctcaaaaacaagatgggcgacaccaaattaggagggatagctaatactccagagtacaggatcagaattcaaaatgaccttaacagattagggagctgaaccaaaactaacaaaatgaatttcaacaaggacaaatacaagatattacacttaggcagaaaaaatgaaatgcaaagatacagaatgggtgatgcttggcttgacaacagtccatgtgagaaagatcttggagtccttgtgaacaagttgaacatgagcgtacagtgtgatgcagcagctaaaaaagccaataacaataataataataataataataataataataataataatacattatttgtaccccgctaccatctccccaagggacttggtgcggcttacatgaggccaagcccacagcacatcaataaacaaaggcaataacaaataaaataaaataaaactcaaaaacaaaaaaaaaattacacaataaacaataacaataataacatacagcatttaaaaacctatggccgggccaaatttaataattcaaatttaaaatgctggacatgaacaaggagataaactaggatagggttttcagagaaagatgagggcacacagacaatcctaaattattattattattattattataactttatttgtaccccgctagcatctcccgcgggactcgatgcggcttacataggccaaggcctcaaacacaatacaacaatacaatacctagagcaaattaaaacagttaagcagaaataaacaacaaaataacaatacatcaaaacatcaagACAATATAAAACTgagccaggccagagtaatgggtacaagattaaaagtgctgatgtggcaggaggtatgtaggattataaagtaagtgcggtgtgtggtgtgcagtgatcttagttctattaaagtgcttctaggacttggtattgggggttcctaatctgaaaaggcacatcggaacagccaggtcttcaagttctttctgaagactgccagcgaaggggcctgactaaggtcttttgggagggcgttccagagtcggggggccaccactgaaaaggccctgtctcgggtTCCCACCAAGCGTGCCTGCGAcgtgggcgggatcacgagcagggcctctccagatgaccggagtgagcgtgtgggttcatagacggagatgcagtcacgcaggtagggtggtcccaaaccgttcagggctttttaggtaagcacctgcaccttgaatagggctcggaagataaacggcagccagtggagctccttgaacaggagggttgacctctctctgtaatgaggcccggttaacatcctggctgctgcccgtaggaccagttggaatttccgagccattttcaagggcagccctacgtagagtgcattgcagtagtccaatctaaataaataaagtccaatattaaatatcaatattaaagtgcatttgaggacatattgctaagagttttccttagtctgggaaggcacactggaacaaccacattttcaggctcctcctaaagactgccagctttggggcatgtctgatgtccttaaggAGTGAATTCCAGTGTCAAGGGGctagcactgagaaggccccctccctCGTCCCACcgatcgcacctgcgaaggaggtgggagcgtgagcagggcctctccagatgatcgaagaaattgtgtgggtttgtacacagtaatgggattttgggctgcatcaaaagcagTATAGTGTCCCTATGAGGGACACTATAGAACGGCATGGCAATCTGCCAGGGatagtttgattgtgctttttctgcatggcagagggttggacatgatggcccatgtggtctcttccaactctattattttatgattctatcataTGAAGTTACAAAATGAATTAAATATATTGCAGTTTTCATATGCACAGAAGCAGCTATGAAGTCACCGTAAAAGGAGGGTGAGTCAGTCCTAGTGCCTAGACACCAGACTTCAACCTTTGCCAGAAAATTTGGGGGTTGCACATGCAAATAAGCTGGATTCTTCTGTTATATTGTGCTCCAACCATTACCTGCCATGACTGCATTTTTTGAAGATCTCTGATGCCAGTTGTCCTGTGTTTGAACTTTGATGAATCCATGTCATGCAGAGCATGTGCGACAGCATGGACAGCGTTGTAGATGCTGTAGCTAAGGCTGCTCATGCTCATTTCAAAAACAGACATAGGAAGAGTCTCCAGCTTGTCCTCCTCCGTGCAGATATTTCCAAGGGACTCGTCTAAATTATGCCCAGGAAATGAACACACAAATGCTTGTTGCCAGAAGTCCCCAATAAAGCCATCTTCTCCATCTGTGTCTGGTTTTCTGTTCTGCAGAAATTCATGGAATCCTGAAACCTTTTTTGGGAGAAGTGAAACAGATAAAGCCCCATTGATGAAGTTCAGGTTCCAGTCTCTTTGAATTGGGGGCGATGAAAAATCTATTTCAGCTGTCAAAATccagactttatttatttttggtataTCATAGAAAAATGGAATTTCTAACCATATTCTCAAACCTAGAATTGAATGACCTTCTCCATTTAGGATCACTATATTGGTAGTACTTCTCCCAACGACGTATGATGTTTCAATAAGCTTCTCCGATATTGTTTCCATTTCATTGAAAAAATATAGCTGGGATGCGGCTTTTATGAAGTCAAAGCAGATACCTTTTTGCACGAACATGGGAATTACTTCATGTACAAATCTTTGTCCTATTTCATTATCTAGATAAATCACTCCAATCCACGTCCACTGGAAATACAACATTAAGTTGAGAATCCCAGTGTATTGATGGGTGTCTTTTGGGAACATGTGGTGAAAGAAAGCAGCTTCCTTTTTGTTATCCATTAGTGGAGAAGAGCCATACGTGATCTTCAGGGTGAGATATAAGGAGACAATGATTAAATTAGGAAATTACGTCTACTTGTTAAACAGTACTGGTGGATCAGTACTGTTTAAATCACAACAGAGTATTGAAATAACAACACCCTACCGCCCCCCCAAAAAGGAATCAAAAGCAAGGAAAACTAGAGGAAAAACAGTGGGTTATAGCAAAGGAATAATCTTAGataaatattttaacatttcTCTAAAAAAATTCAGCATTTGCACCTCTAAGGTTTGAAAGGAATGCTATTGGTATTGGTATGGTATTGGACTGGTTTAAACATTGTAAGCCTTGATACCTTGAAATAGTGATTGAACATTCATCTCCATATATCAATTAAAATGTTAGTCTTCACATTATCTAAATCTCCTGGACCATGTTCATTGTCAACTCAATATGAAATCCTTCACTGTAAACCAACTTGGAGGCAAATTCTGTGACCAGGCTATCTCTTCCTAAGAATGGTCAGAGCTAATGAACCAGATAAATCTGGTCAAAAGTAACAAGACTAACTTGAGCCTCAAATGACAATCAAAAGCTAGGGAATCATCCTTTCAAGGGGAGTAAATAACTCTAGGGAGTGAGGAAATTATCCTTTTTAGGATACACCACAGAAATGGAATTTCAGAATTTCTCTAGGACATGAGAAAATTATCCTTTTTAGGATATATCACATACATGTAATTTATCAACATTGACAGACTTTCCACCATGACAGACTTCATTCTGATGAGTGCCGTTTCCAGAAATTAGCTAACCTGATGTATCATAAAAGAGAAGATAGatatggggcggggggggggggggtgataaaaCTCATCACCCAATGATTTTATCCAAAGGAAGTGGGACTTTATGGGACTTCACTGCTCGGATTTAACAACACTCTACAAAGGCCCATGTATATTATGTAAGGACTCATACTTGAAAGGGGTTTGCTGTATTACTTATAGGATCCAGTGGAAACTTAAGCTATGAGATCCAAAAATTATAAATGCTGATGCTGTAGCTTGCCCATCCCTAATTTACATGGTACAGGTCATAGATGTAATCTAAATGATAAAGAAACTGATTTCAACTTgtatcatttccaattaaataGAAGCTAGATCGTGATGTGTTAAAAAATATGGTGGAACGGTGAGTTATGAGTTTGTTATTGTTGCCCAAACATATTGGCTACTGTAAGGACACATCAATATCTTTTAGGCCTCCTAGCACTAtgctttttccatttctggtctGCAGATGACCAAAGCAGAGAGAAATAACACAAGTGACAAAAATTggagtgtacacacacacacacacacacacacacacacacatatacatacctgAAACTTCCTATTGTGAGACAATGGGACTTCACTGCTCAGATTCAACAAGATTCTATAAAGGCCCATGTATATTATGTAAGGACTCATACTTGGAAGGGGTTTGCAGAGAGAAATAACAAAAGTGGCAAAAATTGgagaatacatatatatatatatatccttacaTGAAACTTCCTATTGTGAGACAGGTGCCTTCCATGTCTATGGGACATTGATTTTAATCAACATTGTCATATTTTTCAGATTAAAATTACACCAGATCACCTGCCCCATTGATATGTAACCCACTAGCTACTACTGCACGTTCCTGCTTTAATAATTTCAGAATCAAGTTGTTTTGTTCATACCAGAAAACCGTTATTTTAtccaaggagagaaagaatggtaGAATGAAAGACAAGTGAAGGTCTCAACTCACATTGAGGCAATATTTTTCTTAAATTGCTTAggggaaaattaacaaaaagaaaATTCAGAGTCTGTAGATATTGAATTCTCATTGACATCCTGTTGTTTCAAACTCTTAGTTTTGTGAGTAAGCTTACCTGTGTAAATTTATAGGCTAACAGGATGTCTGACATGAAAAGACAGACATTAGAATTAGGTCCTCCAATGACTGCTGCTGGGTTGTCTTGGTTGTCGCATTTGTAGTTAGGGACCAATTTTCCCCAGGTAGAAAGAAGTTCCAGTGAAGCAAGATAAGTAAAGCCAGCAACAAAATGACTGTTGTAAATGTAGAATCCCAATGTGATGTTGGGTAAGATAAGGGGATTTTCATTGATCTCCTTAATGGCGAAAATCAAGGCCAGGATGTGTTGGTAGTTGTGAGTAAACACTCTGAAACAACAGTAACAGCAGGCTTAGATTTCAGATTAATGCACATTTTCTATCTAAAGAATGTCTGACTACAGATACAGAAAAATGGGCTTGAGCCTTCTACAAATATACAGTCCAATACTGATGTAGAAGGTGTGCATTAGAATTCATGTGTTCTAATTATTCTTGttcttattataattattactctATCCTGCTTaatctctcccaaaagagaccccaaagcaataaaaacaatagaaagTTGCAAACATGGGATGATATTTATTACTAATTTTCTTTGTCAAAGGAAGCAACAAAGTTATGAATAACTATGAAAGACTTTCAGGGGTTATTACTAATTTTATAAATCATGCTCACGTGGCATTTTTGTGCAGACAaccacattttctgtgcaggaaactaCATTTTGATtgtctgtacagaaaatgctgcatataatttttttttgtacaaAACAATGACCATATTTGCAAATTTTTACATAGAATAAGTCCCATAAGCAAATATGTGTTTTTCATTTTAGGTACAATTTCTAATCTTTTTTCTATCCTCAATTTAAACCAGCTCCAACCTTACAACAACTGAATTTTTAACAGATTCCAACCTCTCTTATGAAATAATATGGGGGGAAAAACCAAATTCATACACTGTATCTCCTTGAGGCTCCCCAACAGGATCTTGTCTAAAGGATATTTCTTCCGAAGACATAAAAATCTGAGACATAATGGCACCAATGTGCAGGTCTCCAGGCATGTGATACTTGTGATGAATACGAAGAGATCGACCCATGTCACATGAACCAGCTGTGCATGCCACTTGAAACAGACTGAACACCAGCAGAATGAAAACGAGTTGGATGGATAGCTTGATTTTGCATAGAAAGATTCCACTTTGACAACTATTCATTGCTTCCCAAATTGCTATCCAGATCTCCTGTAGTATTACAACCTATTTGAAattctgttggtttgtttttttaaaaatcagttcagTACACTGTGAGATATACACAGTCAAAGCAATGGAACCATCTTTTCCTCCACCTACAATTCCAATACCATTAGCAATATGCATATAATTTAGAGCAATGCACTCCTATGCAGGTTCAGTTATAGATCAATCCCACTGAACTTACGGAGATGTAGTCCTGAGTATAAAAGAGTACAGGCTGAACCTTTGCTTCACTAGTATTCCCTGGAGTCTCCAGGAACGtagaagaagaaagtgcaaattgGATAATCACTAAATGGGAATGCTCTGGGGCATTGCAAAAATATGTTTATCACAACTCGACAGGTGTCTTCTCAGATAATAACAAACTTAACAGGAGCACTGCCATGGCCCCCACTTTTGCCTCACAAAGCACTCACACATGCTGTGATAGCACTCAATGCTTCCGCCCCCTAGTGGTTGTCATTGTCTGATGATAAGATCACTGGGGGAGACAAATGTTTGCCTGGGGTCTTCTTGGCTGGGCCCTTTTCTTTAGGACCCCCACTCTCTTATTCTTctttgggaaaagaaaagaaaaccattaCATGTGTAATGTACCAATTCACAGCCTTGAAATCATGGATACATCGTCTCTTTGCATTCATGATTAgtcttctggttgcttctggggaaacaatatcatacaaaagctgaatggcacaacctggggatcacaaccagatacagtgaagacatctgcccttgcgctttgctactctgctgcagagtaTGCTACTCTGCTGAACACAtatcatcacattaaaacagtggatgtgtctcttaatgagacaggctgcaatatcacggggtgtctgcacccctgacatccgtcgggaagtagcaaccattagtgaaaagaccaaagcagtgacatctccggctcacCCCCGgtttgtgtatcagccagcactccaatgacttaaatcaaaaaatagttttctaagatctacagagacttgctagaacacctcaggaagcgagagtccaaaagtggcaggctaaaacccagaacctcaatcaatggctgataccaaatgagagactttctGGGCACAAAAAAAAACTGGGCagcctggaaggcgctgaacagattgcactctggcaccaggagatgcagagccaatcagaagaaatggggctacaaagtggaatccacgacatgcgattgtggagaaaagcaaaccacagaccacctactgcaatgcaatctgagccttgccccatgcacaatggaggaccttcttatagcaacaccagaggcactccaagagaccagctactggtcaaaggacatttaatataattgccaagtttttaaactttgtgtccttttgaatgcaatacaactgtttggtttgctcttgatacgataaataaataaaatttagctGGGACTAAGCCCAGATTGTGGGCTTAGCAGTCCCAGCTAAATGCCCTTCCCTTAATTGTTTAGTGATGACTGCCATGTCCCCACCCTGACTTGGACCCTTGCTTAGACTATTGTACCACACTTCTTCCAAAAGGTAGCTTTGAAGCCACAATGTGGTATTGTTTTTCCTTTGTATGTAGTTGGCAATGATAGGGCTTGCTTGGCTACCGGCAATCGATGGGCCGGAGACACAGATGAAATTCCCAAGAATGCTCTGCCATTATTATTCCACCCCACATTTTTTACACATTGCTAAAGttgtatcatcattatcatcatcatcaccaccacccctATTGACCTCATGCTTGCTATATGGCGCCTACAATGCTTATAGGCA containing:
- the LOC137097233 gene encoding vomeronasal type-2 receptor 26-like, yielding MGRSLRIHHKYHMPGDLHIGAIMSQIFMSSEEISFRQDPVGEPQGDTVHFVAGFTYLASLELLSTWGKLVPNYKCDNQDNPAAVIGGPNSNVCLFMSDILLAYKFTQITYGSSPLMDNKKEAAFFHHMFPKDTHQYTGILNLMLYFQWTWIGVIYLDNEIGQRFVHEVIPMFVQKGICFDFIKAASQLYFFNEMETISEKLIETSYVVGRSTTNIVILNGEGHSILGLRIWLEIPFFYDIPKINKVWILTAEIDFSSPPIQRDWNLNFINGALSVSLLPKKVSGFHEFLQNRKPDTDGEDGFIGDFWQQAFVCSFPGHNLDESLGNICTEEDKLETLPMSVFEMSMSSLSYSIYNAVHAVAHALHDMDSSKFKHRTTGIRDLQKMQSWQLHHFLRSVIFNNTVGEKISFNTNGELAAGFDIINWVTFPNETFNRVKVGRIDPQSLPTIEFTVHEDAIVWPSWFNQAQPLSLCNDHCYPGYSKRRKEGEPFCCYDCIPCPEGKISTQKDVGDCFQCPKDHYPNKNRDFCVAKLLTFLTFEEALGTSLASSALFLFCVTAGVLGIFIKYRDTPIVKANNRTLTYTLLLSLLFSFLCALLFIGQPQKMTCLFRQTAFGIIFSVAVSSVLAKTITVIVAFQATKPESKLRKWLGKRMATSIVLSSLLIQATICTVWLSTFPPFPDLDVNSMAEEVILECNEGSITMFYCLLGFMGFLSICSFTAAFFARKLPDSFNEAKFITFSMLVFCSVWISFVPTYLSTKGKYMVAVEIFSILASSAGLLGCIFSPKCYIILLRPDLNTREQVMKRKH